A section of the Papio anubis isolate 15944 chromosome 4, Panubis1.0, whole genome shotgun sequence genome encodes:
- the LOC116274640 gene encoding putative uncharacterized protein FLJ44672, with the protein MTTTFGPAPGSLCRPQASLRQAFQVHLQLPGGLGRPSSCLTRASPGPALASHRPPQATFVPASHLRRPETSSSSAVQAHLLPRSSLSRPSSCLLAAFPGHAPAGLSAVSSRPLQA; encoded by the exons ATGACAACCACATTTGGCCCAGCTCCTGGCAGCCTTTGTAGACCCCAGGCTTCTCTACGTCAGGCCTTCCAGGTCCACCTTCAGCTTCCTGGTGGCCTGGGGAGACCCAGCTCCTGCCTGACAagggcctctccaggcccagctcttgcCTCACATCGGCCTCCCCAGGCCACGTTTGTGCCTGCCTCGCA CCTTCGTAGGCCCGAAACCTCCTCCAGTTCAGCTGTCCAGGCCCACCTCTTACCTCGCAGCAGCCTTTCCAGGCCCAGCTCTTGCCTTCTGGCAGCCTTCCCCGGCCATGCTCCTGCCGGCCTCTCTGCAGTCTCAAGTCGGCCTCTACAGGCCTAG